One Leucoraja erinacea ecotype New England unplaced genomic scaffold, Leri_hhj_1 Leri_267S, whole genome shotgun sequence genomic window, AGGTAAaggatataacatttagtgcaagattaaacaTTGAAATATCAGATAATAAGAAATTGAATTGAAGATAAAATATCGGGTGTTCGTTCAAAAGTTCCAATAGAGATTCAGTCAATATaacatttcatagcaaaaggatttgagtataggagcagggaggttctactgcagttgtacagggtcttggtgagaccacacctggagtattgcgtacagttttggtctcaaaatctgaggaaggacattcttgcagagaaggttcaccagactgattcctgggatgtcaggaccgtcttatgaagaaagactggatagacttggtttatactctctagaatttaggagattgagagaggatcttattgaaacttacaaaattcttaaggggttggacaggctagatgcaggaagattgttcccgatgttggggaagtccaggacaaggggtcacagcttaaggataagggggaaatcctttaaaaccgagatgagaagaacttttttcacacagagagtggtgaatctctggaactctctgccacagagggtagtcgaggccagttcattggctatatttaagagggagttagatgtggcccttgtggctaaggggatcagggggtatggagagaagggcaggtacgggatactgagttggatgatcagccatgatcatattgaatggcggtgcaggctcgaagggccgaatggcctctactcctgcacctaatttctatgtttctatgtttctataacatagaACCCTCTACCACAAGAGTGGTAATTTCACggggatgtggataaatgtggataaCCACGAGAGATGTGGGAACTGTGGGCATTGCTGGTGGATGTTGTGAGTGGGTGGGTCGAGGCTTGTGCAGAGCAGGAAAACTGACAGCaatggatgggccgaatgtccatgATGGAGAGAGGGGCGGCATTCTATGTTGATCACAGATGTACAAAAAGCTGCGTTATTTCAGAACAACGACccaacttggttcttggtttcttggtcgttccaaaatattccaaatggaatttaaactggaggtggtgaagggagggcttaagccagaaagggttattgggaagaaagagctactataaatttagttgcatctggttgggtaactatagttgggtggagattattccatgctttaattgtgcgggggaagaacgaattgctgtacacatctgtctttgtagctgggatcacaaattggatcgaatgccctcgtctgctcctaattggtttgggtttggtgtaggtcttgtagtctatgtcgagctgaccatttaacattttgtaaaaataggtcaaacggtgagcttcacgtgtgtctgtcttggagagggttccttccaccccgaccagagaattcagaagtttggtgacactcgcttctctctcataggtgttagtaacaaatcgagctgcctgtctttggacacgttcgatggaagaaatgtttttatctgtgtatgggtcccatgctgcaactgcgtagtccaaatgaggtctaacgagggtgaagtatagtttctccttgacagaagttgaaccaTGAtcaaagttgcgcctcagaaagttttgCTACAGTGCGCTTTCCATTAAAGGGACCTATAATGTGGCGCCTCACCTGCAGAAATAGCACGCTGTCTTTTTGATCCATCCTTTCCTTTAACTCCACCAGCTCCCGCTGAACATCATTTAAATTGTTTTCAATCTGCGTCAGCTTTATCTTCATCTCATTTACAATCTTCATCTTTTCTTCCTGGAGATCTCTGAGTAAGCGGTTTTCTTTCTCGGAGAGGATCTGGTGCAGTTTAACAAACCAGGCTTTGAAGTGAGACTTAAGGTTGCGTGACTCGTCCTGTCAAATGAAAGATGGAAGATTAATATATCACGTTGTGGTATTGTCTTGCCTTAAGACATGGAAGGCGACCATTTCACTCAGCGATTTTATGGAGCACTGAAATAGGCCTTTGGTCAACCATGCCCAGGCTGGCCTTTGtacatgcttaagaaggaactgcagatgctcgaaagtcgaaggtagacaaagatgctggagaaactcagcgggtgcagcagcatctatggagtgaaggaaataggcaacttttcgggcctaaaacccttcttcagaccttgtgtctacctttggtcttTGTACATATCTGGCTTGGTCCATTTTACCTGCATTTCACTTTACATGTTTTTGATTTGGCAATTgaaatctcaacccgaaacgttgcctatttccttcgctccatagatgctgcctcacccgctgagattctccagcatttttgtctatcgaagggagggcttaagccagaaagggttattgggaagaaagagctactttaaatttagttgcatctggttgggtaactatagttgggtggagattattccatgctttaattgtgcgggggaagaacgaattgctgtacacatctgtcgttgtagctgggatcacaaattggatcgaatgccctcgtctgctcctaattggtttgggtttggtgtaggtcttgtagtctatgtcgagctgaccatttaacattttgtaaaaacaggtcaaacggtgggCTTCACACAACGGTGTCTTGGAGAGAGTTCcacaccagagaattcagaagtttgatgacactcgcttctctctcataggtgttagtaacaaatcgagctgcctgtctttggacacgttcgatggaagaaatgtttttatttgtgaatgggtcccatgctgcaactgcctagtccaaatgaggtctaacgagggtgaagtatagcttctccttgaggAATATGATAATCCCAACAATCCCATTCTCCCAATTAAATGCCCTGCTGTCAATGCCCTTCTCGTGCACGTTAGTTCCCACTCATTTGCCTTCACTAACTTTAaccaggacaatttacagtcgcCAATTGACCATCTAACCGGCGTGTGTTGGTGATATGAAAGGAATCTgacggggttacagggagaatgcgtGAACTGCACAGTGAGACCCCGATATCACGATAGAGCCAGGTCACCAAAACCAGGAAACAGAAGCACTACTTCAtgtcacagagggagtacagagaaggttcaccagactgattcctgggatgtcaggactttcatatgaagaaagactggatagactcggcttgtaatcgctagaatttagaagattgaggggggatcttatagaaacgtacaaaattcttaagaggttggacaggctagatgcaggaagattattcccgatgttggggaagtccagaacaaggggccgcagtttaagtataagagggaaatcttttaggaccgagatgagaaaatcattttttacacagagagtggtgaatctgtggaattctctgccacagaaggtagttgaggccagttcattggctagatttaagagggagttagatgtggcccttgtggctaaagggatcagagggtatggagagaaggcaggtatgggatactgagttggatgatcagccatgttcatatattccttccatttggcctaaaaattaatgtaaatgagatttaaaaataatgttttattgtgaattatttgtgaatattatttggacacttaggctatttaaaaatgttaatcatttattaagaaattgatagatgtttagatctagtaattgaagtttgaaattagctacaattgggtaactaattaattatatgctttaatttcaggtcatccaagtaagattgttttatatttgtttcagaatgcttcaatctatgataactgaaaatttcattcagttctcttaatttttaagaaagctgtccacgatcacagcttttttgttatgtccatagaaaatcaatagggaacaagatgctaatttcctagtatgaaaatggccataacatttttattacttaagatatgaaagtgaattaggtgtcaaattaaacttcttgttatgctttatctgatgggataaattgcagacttgattttttaaatctcaaaattttgtaacattgctaataacaGAAACCACCTGTGGAACATTCATTCAGGCTTTCTCCTCCACGCCCACTCTCCCTTGGGTCTCAGTAAATGAGCTTGTCGATAATTTCAATGTGAAAATTACAAATATTATTGATGCCATTGCACCCACTAAGGTGAAAGTGGTCCCTGGCAAAAATAAGTCTCCATGGAGAAACGCCAcgttggtaaaaattgaaaagagAGTGTCGGAAAGCTGAACGTTGGTGGCGGGAAACAAATCTCCAGGTTCACTGTTACATGTATAAAGAAAGACTTTGAATCTACAACTTGGAACTGAGAAATGCAAGGCAATCCTTCTTCTCTGACATCATTGccaaaaacaataataatgcacggGCCTTGTTTACTACTGTCGACAGGCGAACAAACACTCCTGTGTCAGTGGCCCCTGAACTGCTTTCCACAAAAATTCAGAAAATGAGGCAAGCAGTCAGTGCCTCCACATCAGGTGCAGGACATGTGCTGTCCATGTGTCCACTTATAACCAATTCAAATACCATGACACAATTTTATGTTATTAACCATAAAACCTTGGAGGACATCATACAACATTTGAAATGTTCCTCCTCCTGCTGCCTCGATATTCTACCAACAGGCCTTTTCAAAGGTGTATCAAACTGCATGACCTCAGACCTTCGACAGATTGTAAACACGTCCCTTCTCTCAGGTGTCTTCCCACAGGCCCTGAAAACTGCTGTTATCAAGCCTCTCTTAAAAAAGAAAAACTTAGACACTTCACTACTGAACAATTACAGACCAATATCAAACCTCCCATTTCTcagtaaaatcattgaaaaagctgtttttaagcaGCTGAACAATTTCATGTTAATGAACAGCTGTTTTGATGTCTTCCAGTCAGGATTTAGACCACACCACAGCACAGAGACGGCTCTTGTTAAGGTCTTCAATGACATTCACTTAAACACAGACAATGGCAAAAATTTCACTTAGTATTactagatctcagtgctgcattcgacacagtcgatcacaacatattactagaccatctggaaaactgggtgggacttttgggcacagcattaaaatggtttgaatcctacttgaaggacagggactactttgtgtctataggtaattacacatctgagcgtgcaaatattacatgtggagttccccagggctccattctggggcctcttctgtttaacatctacatgcttccactggctcagatcatgaaaaacatcaaaatatgttaccatagttacgcagacgacacacaaatctacataacaatatcaccaggagactatagtccaatacaagcactgagtagatgcatcgagcaaatcaacgattggatgaaccagaattttctccaattaaacaaagaaaaaactgaaagaattgtttttggagccaaggaagaacgattaaaagttagcacccagcttcaaatggtaatgcgaaaaacaacaaaccaagccagaaacttaggagtagtcatggactcagacctgaacttcaacagccacataaaaacagtcataaagtcagcctactatcacctaaagaatatatcaaggattaaaggacttgtgtctcagcaggatttggaaaaacttgtccatgcatttatcttcagcaggctcgactactgtaacagtgtctttacaggtctccctaaaaagtcgatcagacagctgcagttaattcagaacgctgctgctcgagtcctcactaagaccaaaaaagtagatcacattactccagtttggaggtctttacactggcttcctgtctgtcaaagaattgatttcaaaatactactgttggtttacaaagcactgaatggtttagggccaaaatacatttctgatcttctgcttagacCTCTCAGAtcatctgggacaggtctgctctgtgtccccagactcagaactaaacatggagaggcagcatttagtttttatgcaccacatatctggaacaaactcccagaaaactgcaggtctgctgcaactctcagctcttttaaatctagactgaagacttttctgtttgccgctgcctttcagtaaacaatacaatttattaattacctatattgcactgtaacttctattcctggttttattcaattttaaatattttatttgattgcttttaatttagtAAAAATTTCATCTGAAttatctaataatcgttttacatctaaatgtcatttcatatgtgtttctttccagtgcttataatgttttatgtaaagcactttgaattaccttgttgttgaaaggtgctgtacaaaataaacttgccttgcctttatAAGGGTAATAGATTCTGTCCCTTAGCCATAATTATATCCCTCATGACCACAATACTGTAACATCTCTGTAATCTCCCTGCACCCCAAGACGTAAAGTTATTTGCTGCGCAATCTCGCTCTGTAGGTCAGGTCCTCGACTCCGAGCTCTATAggagggttgcacgtaaggtcactgggtcatagggcttgacgcacggagccgctcaatccatctggaggacatccgtcacttccggtatatgttattaatgcaagaaacgcgtactttcctacctgttaaaaaccgccaaaatgttgaatttctgcgctgaaaaaaattgtgggagtcggggtaagtgtgagagacacgtacccaacttcagaattccaaacgtgaagcgaaatgaaggtatagagaagcgagaactgaagggacaacagcagctaaagtgcttggtaaacattggccgtgcagatatcagaattgaaaatattgggaattatcgcgtttgcatttcatcaacagtaaggcatttcttgattcctttggtatctaaaaagtctcagaagtgataaatctggctgtaaatttttcttcagatgcgttttcattttatatgtaaaaacccacgagaaccatgggcgatttaaaagatttatcacttctgaaactttttagatgccaaaggaatcaagaaaaaacacaaataatgccttagttgatgaaatgcagtgagcaaacggccaatgttcgccaagcactctggctgttgttgtcccttcagctctcacttctatctaccgtcatttctcctcacttttggaattctgaagtaggataaatgtctcacacgcttatcccgatttccataattatttacagcgcaaaaattgacaatttccgcgggttttaacgggcccgctacgctggaaacaatggtaagtgcctacctgcagttcatcgcgtgtaatccatttggagtagcgtagcaacagtaggggtcatgggtcgtgacccgactgccgtgaaacctccctatagaggGCTGGCCTATTGTCATTCGCATCACAGGTAATGAATCACAAGAACTGGAAAGCCTCACCCGAACTCCAGATATCTTtagtttctgttgctgctccattaACTGGATCTCCGATTCCTTTTTTGCGAGAGATTCTATGGAAGATTTCACCTGATTCTGGGAAATGGGTTTAGACCAGAGAATAAAATGTCAGATAATCAATTGAATTGAACGATGAAGTGATCAAAATCGGTTTGCTTTTACCTTATAGAGTTCCACAGCTTCTCCTATCACCATGAAGCTGTGAGACTTGTGTTCCCGCGTAGCTGCACAAATCACACAGATCAGTTTCTTGTcagtttcacaaaacagcttcagttcttcctgatgttcctcGCAGTGAGGTTTACGTTCCTCTTTCCGATACAGGCTGTGATTTCGAGCTTTCTCAGCCAGTCTCGCCAAGGCCCAACTAACTCTGAGGGTGCGCTCTTCAAACACCGCTCCACATTCCGGGCAGGAGTTTCTCTCCGCCCTGTCCCAAAACCGTGTGATACATgagcggcagaagttgtgcccaCACTCCAGCGCCACCGGGTcggtgaagaaatccaggcagatgggacacATTGCCTCCTCGGTCCAACTCTCCACCTGGTGTTTCGAagccattttaactcctcctCTTCCTGGTTCATAATGTTTTCATTGACGCCCAGCTGCTGAatatgggcggtcacggtggcgcagcggtagagttgctgtcttacgccggagacacgggttcgatgctgacaacgggtcctgtctgtatggagttcgtgtgcgttctccccgtgggagTTTCTCCGCGATTgtaagttggcttggtaaatgggtGTAGGTTACTGTTATTGTgcgggtgcacaaaaatgctggagaaactcagcgggtgcagcagcatctatggagcgaaggagataggcaacgtttcgggccgaaacccgtcttcagactgcgGGGTCGTGTTGTATGTGTCGAATTGTGCGGGGTCGGTTCGGTCccggtgggatgaaggacctgtttccgcgttgtatctatcaactcatctaaactaaacgaaatctcTACAGTACCTCAAGTGTTCAATGTGAAGGTGCCCTGGCCACTTCCAACTCATGTCCACGAAGGAGGGTCAGTTAGACATTAAACTGCGAAAGGGACATTCAAATGAGAAAGGGGGTCGGGAAAGCCTCGTGTGTAACCCGAGGAGGCTGTTGGGCAGTGGGACCTGCCGTTCAAAGCCCGGGGACCTCCCTCCAGCCTTATTTTAATTCACAACAGTGCACCTGTCTCTCATGCACCAATCTATGTTTGCATGTATTGTTTAAAGGGTACAGGGTATCATATGACTCttgaattatattttctcctctatatgaataatatcaaacaattggaactgctttcttttccttgataacaatactggaaaatatgaattccatagtttgcgactttcattttgcatcatatttttaatgtgcacacactaattcattcgaacagtaacaggcaatcaaatcaacacacaaaacattttctaaaaaaggttttatttacagcaaaaacttacagtatatttgcagtgtttgcatgctcctttataacattttacataacagtttacagtacaacttgattattaaaacaaggacagcttcaattcttgattttaaaaaatgtgtacaacaatgaccccaatcatcccattccaaccactcattactcttgactcaaccaaaattatttctgaaatattggtcataaatctggtgcaaaaaagctccaaaataaggctcagaatgcaccagagagcatctaaaaccccagagcttccagggcccttagaCGGGCACTGGACCCCGGCtgcaagggtctttgagctttACACTTGTGATATGCACTGCGtacacttatttcacataaaaaatttttgtaatcctgccatgccacccccctttttgaaaagcttcatatgGGCccggtgtataatatttttgacactgtcataggcctttcttacatatgttgTCACAATGAACTGTAGTCTCTTagttaattttccttgccctccatttcagaataatagtgttttaagccaataactcaacaccagcactggcaataaataaaaagcgcagctttccagcccttatcttgTTGGCCAGGCTCGGCTGCACACCgctgtcaatctggtggactcttccatcttcctctcatcgtgggggtgggggattgggaggggcctgaCAAGTGGAACAGCCTCGGGCCTCtcgtcatctaaatccggccctgccctgAGCCCCGATCCAGACGCTGGTCCGGGGACCTGACCCTTGTGCACACCTGGAGCGGAACCGGAACATATTCTCAGCCACTGGTTTTCCTGGCAACTCGCGAAGTaaggataaagtttctccgtgaatttattcccagtgaaggtgtggagatgggtcttggtgtccgcgtcgtaaaacgaaactgtcccggactcgtaactgagataaactcccaccctcccggggatggggcgggcggggagaggggatggaggggaggtgagtgCATCAAACCTGTCACTCCCCCACTGCCcgatgctccagactccagtctccggAGTCAGTGTGACCGGTcccttcctctccacagactctgcggcgaTTCCCAGAATCCACCACTgactccccgccacctccacctcccagtaatgtctccccgatgtgaatccctccgatcccagcacacacgGACTGCCTGTAAACCTCTTCCCGGTGTCAGGGAGACTCCTCCAGGTCCGGGTTAGTCTCACCCTCTTCCGATCCTCCGACACCTCGACCTCCGGAtgcgctgtttccacatccagggtgacggagactggg contains:
- the LOC129693357 gene encoding zinc-binding protein A33-like is translated as MASKHQVESWTEEAMCPICLDFFTDPVALECGHNFCRSCITRFWDRAERNSCPECGAVFEERTLRVSWALARLAEKARNHSLYRKEERKPHCEEHQEELKLFCETDKKLICVICAATREHKSHSFMVIGEAVELYKNQVKSSIESLAKKESEIQLMEQQQKLKISGVRDESRNLKSHFKAWFVKLHQILSEKENRLLRDLQEEKMKIVNEMKIKLTQIENNLNDVQRELVELKERMDQKDSVLFLQDEVGRKSRASVVTESLPVTDAVPAFETFHHPFVFSTMITEISDAIKRSSLRTDVSVTLDVETAHPRLEVSEDRKRVRGIRTERSLPDTGKRFTDSPCVLGSEGFTAGRHYWEVEVAGSQWWSLGVAAESVERKRRVALTPENGVWSIWRGWGDVFNAFTSPPSPLPARPIPGRVGVYLSYESGTVSFYDADTKSHLHTFTGNKFTEKLYPYFATCHENQWLRICSGSAPGV